A portion of the Lolium rigidum isolate FL_2022 chromosome 1, APGP_CSIRO_Lrig_0.1, whole genome shotgun sequence genome contains these proteins:
- the LOC124687367 gene encoding flavone O-methyltransferase 1, whose amino-acid sequence MGSTAADMAASADEEACMFALQLASASILPMTLKNAIELGLLEILVAAGGKSLTPTEVAAKLPSAANPEAPDMVDRMLRLLASYNVVTCLVEEGKDGRLSRSYGAAPVCKFLTPNEDGVSMAALALMNQDKVLMESWYYLKDAVLDGGIPFNKAYGMSAFEYHGTDPRFNRVFNEGMKNHSIIITKKLLELYHGFQGLGTLVDVGGGVGATVAAIAAHYPAIKGVNFDLPHVISEAPQFPGVTHVGGDMFKEVPSGDAILMKWILHDWSDQHCATLLKNCYDALPAHGKVVLVECILPVNPEAKPSSQGVFHVDMIMLAHNPGGRERYEREFEALARGAGFAGVKSTYIYANAWAIEFTK is encoded by the exons ATGGGCTCTACCGCCGCCGACATGGCCGCGTCCGCCGACGAGGAGGCGTGCATGTTCGCCCTCCAGCTCGCCTCCGCGTCGATCCTCCCGATGACGCTGAAGAACGCCATCGAGCTTGGCCTCCTGGAGATCCTGGTGGCCGCCGGCGGCAAGTCGCTGACCCCCACCGAGGTGGCCGCCAAGCTCCCGTCCGCGGCGAACCCGGAAGCACCGGACATGGTGGACCGCATGCTCCGGCTGCTGGCGTCGTATAACGTCGTGACGTGCCTGGTGGAGGAGGGCAAGGACGGCCGCCTCTCCCGGAGCTACGGCGCCGCGCCCGTGTGCAAGTTCCTCACCCCCAACGAGGACGGCGTCTCCATGGCGGCGCTCGCGCTCATGAACCAGGACAAGGTCCTCATGGAGAGCTG GTACTACCTCAAGGACGCGGTCCTTGACGGCGGCATCCCGTTCAACAAGGCCTACGGCATGTCGGCGTTCGAGTACCACGGCACGGACCCGCGCTTCAACCGCGTCTTCAACGAAGGGATGAAGAAccactccatcatcatcaccaagaagctcctcgagCTCTACCACGGCTTCCAGGGCCTTGGCACCCTCgtcgacgtcggcggcggcgtcggcgccactgtggcggccatcgccgcccacTACCCCGCCATCAAGGGGGTCAACTTCGACCTCCCCCACGTCATCTCCGAAGCGCCGCAGTTCCCGGGCGTCACCCACGTCGGCGGCGACATGTTCAAGGAGGTGCCCTCGGGCGACGCCATCCTCATGAAGTGGATCCTCCACGACTGGAGCGACCAGCACTGCGCCACGCTGCTCAAGAACTGCTACGACGCGCTGCCGGCGCACGGCAAGGTCGTGCTCGTCGAGTGCATCCTGCCGGTCAACCCGGAGGCCAAGCCCAGCTCGCAGGGGGTCTTCCACGTCGACATGATCATGCTCGCCCACAACCCCGGCGGCAGGGAGAGGTACGAGAGGGAGTTCGAGGCCCTCGCAAGGGGAGCTGGATTCGCCGGCGTCAAGTCCACATACATCTACGCCAACGCGTGGGCCATCGAGTTCACCAAGTAG